The following proteins come from a genomic window of Ilumatobacter coccineus YM16-304:
- the purQ gene encoding phosphoribosylformylglycinamidine synthase I, producing the protein MSRVSAVVIAGPGTNRDLDVKTALEMAGADVRVVLADELIETPRFLDDAQLAVVAGGFSYADSLGAGRMLALDLTVGLGDRLRQFVDKGRPVIGICNGFQVLTRARLLPGALGHNAQGTFDCRWVVLDAATKSNSVWTKGIDAPIHCPIAHGEGRYVHPDPASLDAAGQIALRYRSTNPNGSVDDIAGVSDSTGMVLGLMPHPENHIIPRQHPHHGRGGGGIDHLGLRLFENGVAHAKKL; encoded by the coding sequence GTGAGCAGGGTCAGTGCCGTCGTCATCGCCGGCCCCGGAACCAACCGCGACCTCGACGTGAAGACCGCGCTCGAGATGGCGGGCGCCGACGTGCGCGTCGTGCTGGCCGACGAACTCATCGAGACGCCGCGCTTCCTAGACGACGCACAACTCGCCGTCGTCGCCGGTGGATTCAGCTACGCCGACTCGCTCGGGGCCGGACGCATGTTGGCGCTCGACCTCACCGTCGGCCTCGGCGACCGGCTGCGCCAGTTCGTCGACAAGGGTCGCCCCGTCATCGGCATCTGCAACGGGTTCCAGGTGCTCACCCGGGCACGCCTGCTGCCCGGCGCGCTCGGCCACAACGCCCAGGGCACCTTCGACTGCCGGTGGGTCGTGCTCGACGCCGCCACCAAGTCGAACAGCGTGTGGACCAAGGGCATCGACGCTCCGATCCACTGCCCGATCGCTCACGGCGAGGGCCGCTACGTGCATCCCGACCCGGCGTCGCTCGACGCGGCCGGTCAGATCGCCCTCCGCTACCGGAGCACCAACCCGAACGGGTCGGTCGACGACATCGCCGGTGTGAGCGACAGCACGGGCATGGTGCTCGGACTCATGCCGCACCCCGAGAACCACATCATCCCGCGCCAGCACCCGCACCACGGGAGAGGCGGTGGCGGCATCGACCACCTCGGGTTGCGACTCTTCGAAAACGGCGTCGCCCACGCCAAGAAGCTCTGA
- the purF gene encoding amidophosphoribosyltransferase, which translates to MKRSIPVRAVPADPNELAADDVAHDECGVLGISTPHGEGVAQLSFFGLFALQHRGQEAAGIAVSDGKRARVHKEPGLVSTVFTPEALAPLTGYHAIGHTRYSTTGSNAERNIQPFLVETMHGPLSVAHNGNLVNATTLRDELLHKGFGLTATSDTEVFTLMLAAAGGQTWQERIERTLPAWKGAFSLVILAADQVMAVRDPWGFRPLSVGRLPNGGHAVASETCALTTLGCVDIDEVRPGEMVTLRGAEIERTQVLAPQANGARCTFEFVYFSRPDSVWADKSVHHVRQQLGVELARESMVDADVVIPVPDSSIPAAIGFSTESGLPFNDGLIKNRYIGRTFIEPTQDIRERGVALKFNALTENLEGKRVIMIDDSLVRGTTAGPLVKLLRDAGAAEVHMRITCPPITHACHFGVDMGHDDDLMAARLSVAEMEAHIGADSLAFLSLDGMMRAVAGREAGADDGHCNACFTGDYPISVGDAQAKLAFEGVLN; encoded by the coding sequence ATGAAACGATCGATCCCGGTCCGAGCAGTGCCCGCCGATCCCAACGAGTTGGCCGCCGACGACGTCGCCCATGACGAGTGCGGCGTACTCGGCATCTCGACGCCACACGGTGAAGGCGTCGCTCAGCTCTCGTTCTTCGGCCTCTTCGCGTTGCAGCACCGCGGGCAGGAAGCAGCCGGCATCGCGGTGAGCGACGGCAAACGCGCTCGGGTCCACAAGGAACCGGGTCTCGTGTCGACCGTGTTCACCCCCGAAGCCCTGGCTCCACTGACCGGCTATCACGCGATCGGTCACACCCGGTACTCGACCACCGGCTCCAATGCCGAGCGCAACATCCAGCCGTTCCTCGTCGAGACCATGCACGGCCCGCTGTCGGTGGCCCACAACGGCAACCTGGTCAACGCCACGACACTTCGCGACGAATTGCTGCACAAGGGGTTCGGGCTCACCGCCACCAGCGACACCGAGGTGTTCACGCTCATGCTGGCCGCCGCCGGTGGGCAGACCTGGCAAGAACGCATCGAGCGCACGCTCCCCGCCTGGAAGGGCGCGTTCTCCCTCGTCATCCTCGCCGCCGACCAGGTGATGGCCGTTCGCGACCCGTGGGGTTTCCGCCCGCTCTCGGTCGGACGGCTCCCCAACGGCGGACACGCTGTCGCCAGCGAGACGTGTGCGCTCACCACCCTCGGTTGCGTCGACATCGACGAAGTCCGTCCGGGCGAGATGGTCACGCTGCGCGGCGCCGAGATCGAACGGACCCAGGTGCTCGCACCCCAGGCCAACGGCGCTCGCTGCACATTCGAGTTCGTGTACTTCTCACGACCCGACTCGGTGTGGGCCGACAAGTCGGTCCACCACGTTCGCCAACAGCTCGGTGTCGAACTCGCTCGTGAGTCGATGGTCGACGCCGACGTCGTCATCCCGGTGCCCGACTCGTCGATCCCCGCCGCCATCGGCTTCTCGACCGAGAGCGGTCTGCCGTTCAACGACGGCCTGATCAAGAACCGCTACATCGGTCGCACGTTCATCGAGCCGACCCAAGACATCCGTGAGCGCGGTGTGGCGCTCAAGTTCAACGCGCTCACCGAGAACCTCGAAGGCAAGCGCGTCATCATGATCGACGACTCGCTCGTGCGCGGCACCACCGCCGGGCCGCTCGTCAAACTGCTGCGCGATGCCGGCGCCGCCGAGGTCCACATGCGCATCACCTGCCCACCGATCACCCACGCCTGCCACTTCGGTGTCGACATGGGCCACGACGACGACCTCATGGCCGCACGCCTCTCGGTCGCCGAGATGGAAGCACACATCGGCGCCGACAGCCTCGCGTTCCTCTCGCTCGACGGCATGATGCGCGCTGTTGCCGGTCGCGAGGCCGGTGCCGACGACGGCCACTGCAACGCCTGCTTCACCGGCGACTACCCGATCTCGGTCGGCGACGCGCAGGCCAAACTCGCCTTCGAAGGCGTGTTGAACTGA
- the purL gene encoding phosphoribosylformylglycinamidine synthase subunit PurL yields MSDPSVTVDQPNRNRMTIRSIDPDPRARAIVDGAAALGLAPIGDVTVSDIVFIDAELSSDERQLLHGVLVDPLLQMGTWDVPSGPGVEIALLPGVTDSGADAVRHATERLGIEIDHAATGTRVEFDDSLSDEAIAAVVERLLANPIIERWAPGTIEPPHPSTADRQIDATVIAIRGLDDDGLAAVSAERALYLDPEELRVIRDHFESIDRDPTDLELETLAQTWSEHCAHKSFRAVILASEDGQEPVERTPLLKQLRECTEAIAAPFVVSSFVGNAGVVEFAKGTTIALKAETHNHPSAVEPFGGANTGVGGVIRDVLGIAHKPIAVTDILCFGPLDLPLADLPDGALHPRRIQTGVIDGVADYGNKIGLPTVAGAILYDQAYTTNPLVFAGCIGTAPTRPLHEGPHAGDRVIVLGGATGRDGIRGATFSSATMNATTGEVAGASVQIGDPIVEKLLIDALIGAEDLYSAITDCGAGGLSSAVGEMAEGIGCDVDLELVPRKYPGLEPWEVWLSEAQERMVVSVPPRGVSALAKRCERVGVDWADIGSFTGDGRLVVRVGDAVVADMSTEFLHDGRPQRTLPADVPTPNRTNVTGRTVSDPAATLLALLSHPNISSKAATIHQYDHEILGSTVVRPLVGAASDGPADGVVLAEPTSTSGIAIGIGVNPWHGLHDPEAMAFAAVDEAVRNVVAVGADPDKIALLDNFSWGDPRRPSTMGELVAAVDGCCAAAFTFNAPFVSGKDSLNNEYVGSDGDRHAVPPTLVITAVGHVPDADRCVTPDLKAAGNVLMLIGSTEPEFAGSHLDKVQSPPPNVGVAPAPDPDAPEHYRHLHAAMQAGLIASCHDLSEGGLAVALAEMCIGGRLGATIDELPHDDLATALFSESTGRLVVEIEPRSVPAFLRIMDDDVQRLGEVSESGLLSMPQVEPILVSDLADAFNQAPYQTEGRRSPSARPPTEPPADAEGSQS; encoded by the coding sequence GTGTCCGATCCGAGTGTGACCGTCGATCAACCCAACCGGAACCGGATGACCATCCGGTCGATCGATCCCGATCCGCGGGCCCGCGCCATCGTCGACGGCGCTGCGGCGCTCGGTCTCGCTCCGATCGGTGACGTCACCGTGTCCGACATCGTGTTCATCGACGCCGAACTGTCGAGCGACGAGCGACAACTGCTCCACGGCGTCCTCGTCGACCCGTTGTTGCAGATGGGCACCTGGGACGTCCCCAGCGGTCCCGGCGTCGAGATCGCCCTGTTGCCCGGTGTGACCGACAGCGGTGCCGATGCGGTACGCCACGCGACTGAACGCCTCGGCATCGAGATCGACCACGCCGCGACCGGAACACGCGTCGAATTCGACGACTCGCTGAGCGACGAAGCGATCGCCGCGGTCGTCGAACGACTGTTGGCCAACCCGATCATCGAACGGTGGGCGCCCGGCACCATCGAGCCGCCGCACCCGAGCACGGCCGACCGCCAGATCGACGCCACGGTCATCGCGATCCGCGGCCTCGACGACGACGGACTGGCCGCCGTGAGCGCCGAGCGGGCGCTGTATCTCGACCCCGAGGAGCTGCGGGTCATCCGCGACCACTTCGAATCGATCGATCGCGACCCCACCGACCTCGAACTCGAGACGCTGGCGCAGACCTGGAGCGAGCACTGCGCTCACAAGTCGTTCCGTGCCGTCATCCTCGCCAGCGAAGACGGGCAGGAGCCCGTCGAGCGGACCCCGCTGCTCAAACAGCTCCGCGAGTGCACCGAAGCGATCGCCGCGCCGTTCGTCGTGTCGTCGTTCGTCGGCAACGCCGGGGTCGTCGAATTCGCCAAGGGAACGACCATCGCACTCAAGGCCGAGACGCACAACCACCCGTCGGCGGTCGAGCCGTTCGGCGGGGCGAACACCGGCGTGGGCGGCGTGATCCGCGACGTGCTCGGCATCGCCCACAAACCGATCGCCGTCACCGACATCCTCTGCTTCGGCCCCCTCGACCTGCCGCTCGCCGACCTGCCCGACGGAGCGCTGCATCCTCGACGCATCCAGACCGGTGTGATCGACGGCGTCGCCGACTACGGCAACAAGATCGGCCTGCCGACCGTGGCCGGCGCCATCCTGTACGACCAGGCCTACACGACCAACCCGCTCGTGTTCGCCGGCTGCATCGGTACCGCTCCCACTCGCCCACTCCACGAAGGCCCGCACGCCGGCGACCGCGTGATCGTGCTCGGCGGCGCGACGGGGCGAGACGGCATCCGCGGCGCCACGTTCTCGTCGGCCACCATGAACGCCACGACCGGCGAAGTCGCCGGTGCGAGCGTGCAGATCGGTGATCCGATCGTCGAGAAGCTGCTGATCGATGCGTTGATCGGCGCCGAAGACCTCTACTCCGCCATCACCGACTGTGGTGCCGGTGGTCTGTCGTCGGCGGTCGGCGAGATGGCCGAAGGCATCGGCTGCGACGTCGACCTCGAACTCGTCCCACGCAAGTACCCCGGCCTCGAGCCGTGGGAGGTGTGGCTCTCCGAAGCGCAGGAACGCATGGTCGTATCGGTGCCGCCGCGCGGCGTGAGCGCGCTCGCCAAGCGCTGCGAGCGCGTCGGTGTCGACTGGGCCGACATCGGGTCGTTCACCGGTGACGGCCGACTCGTCGTGCGCGTCGGCGATGCCGTGGTGGCCGACATGAGCACCGAGTTCCTGCACGACGGGCGGCCTCAGCGGACGCTGCCCGCCGACGTGCCGACCCCCAATCGCACCAACGTCACGGGTCGAACCGTCAGCGACCCGGCGGCCACGCTGCTGGCGTTGCTGTCGCACCCGAACATCTCGTCGAAGGCGGCCACGATCCACCAGTACGACCACGAGATCCTCGGGTCGACCGTCGTGCGCCCGCTCGTCGGCGCGGCGAGCGACGGACCGGCCGACGGTGTCGTCTTGGCCGAGCCGACCAGCACCAGCGGCATCGCGATCGGCATCGGCGTCAACCCGTGGCACGGACTGCACGATCCCGAAGCCATGGCGTTCGCTGCGGTCGACGAAGCGGTTCGCAACGTCGTGGCCGTCGGTGCCGACCCCGACAAGATCGCACTGCTCGACAACTTCTCGTGGGGTGACCCACGCCGCCCGTCGACCATGGGCGAACTCGTCGCTGCCGTCGACGGGTGTTGTGCGGCGGCGTTCACGTTCAATGCCCCGTTCGTGTCGGGCAAGGACTCGCTCAACAACGAGTACGTCGGCTCCGACGGCGACCGTCACGCGGTGCCACCCACCCTGGTCATCACCGCCGTCGGACACGTGCCCGACGCCGACCGTTGCGTCACCCCCGACCTCAAGGCCGCCGGCAACGTCTTGATGCTGATCGGCAGCACCGAACCCGAGTTCGCCGGTTCGCACCTCGACAAGGTGCAGAGCCCGCCGCCGAACGTCGGTGTCGCCCCGGCACCCGACCCCGACGCCCCCGAGCACTATCGCCATCTCCACGCGGCGATGCAGGCGGGGCTCATCGCATCGTGCCACGACCTGAGCGAAGGTGGACTCGCCGTCGCCCTCGCCGAGATGTGCATCGGCGGACGACTCGGTGCCACCATCGACGAACTCCCCCACGACGATCTCGCCACGGCGCTGTTCAGCGAGTCGACCGGACGCCTCGTCGTCGAGATCGAACCGCGCAGCGTGCCCGCGTTCCTGCGGATCATGGACGACGACGTCCAGCGCCTCGGCGAGGTGTCCGAGAGCGGGCTGCTCTCGATGCCGCAGGTCGAACCGATCCTCGTGTCCGACCTCGCCGACGCGTTCAACCAGGCGCCCTATCAGACCGAAGGCCGACGCTCGCCGAGCGCCCGACCACCCACCGAACCGCCGGCTGACGCCGAGGGGAGCCAATCGTGA
- a CDS encoding histidine phosphatase family protein — protein sequence MSDDTEIRTTRLVLIRHGESIVTVKRTIGGVRSCVGLSDLGRRQAERLRERFSRGDDIEPDVLLSSDFQRAIETAEIIRPAFGPALAEREFEQLAGLGEHDPGPDIDGMTFAAYVERFGTPDWSGDPNVEIFPGGETTFEFHRRVHTAIGEVLERHAGSSIVVSCHGGVVDAVFRHLLGLPITGGFELQALNTSITEFVSTNSEQWRLVRYNDAAHLAGLPEATPRA from the coding sequence ATGAGTGACGACACCGAGATCCGAACGACACGCCTGGTCCTGATCCGCCACGGTGAGTCGATCGTCACCGTCAAGCGCACGATCGGCGGGGTGCGATCGTGCGTCGGCCTGAGCGACCTCGGTCGGCGTCAGGCCGAACGGCTCCGCGAACGGTTCTCCCGTGGCGACGACATCGAGCCCGACGTGTTGTTGTCGAGCGACTTCCAGCGCGCGATCGAGACCGCCGAGATCATCCGTCCGGCGTTCGGCCCGGCGTTGGCCGAGCGCGAGTTCGAGCAGCTGGCGGGCCTCGGTGAGCACGACCCCGGCCCCGACATCGACGGGATGACGTTCGCCGCGTACGTCGAACGGTTCGGTACACCCGACTGGTCGGGGGACCCGAACGTCGAGATCTTCCCCGGCGGCGAGACGACCTTCGAGTTCCACCGCCGCGTGCACACGGCGATCGGCGAGGTGCTCGAACGACACGCCGGGTCGTCGATCGTGGTGTCGTGTCACGGCGGCGTGGTCGATGCCGTGTTTCGGCATCTGCTCGGCCTGCCGATCACCGGGGGCTTCGAGCTGCAAGCGCTCAACACCTCGATCACCGAGTTCGTGTCGACGAACTCGGAGCAGTGGCGTCTGGTCCGCTACAACGACGCCGCACACCTCGCCGGACTGCCCGAGGCGACGCCGCGCGCTTGA
- the purN gene encoding phosphoribosylglycinamide formyltransferase: protein MDRPRLVVLVSGSGSNLQAIVDATTDGTLAADIVAVVSNRTDAYGLERARQAGIETCALPRSADEARADYDVRLAQVVAEYRPDWIVLAGWMRLLTMKFLGCFPNRVVNLHPALPGELAGTHAIERAWEQAVAGERDHSGVMVHLVPDEGVDDGPVLATSTVPIDTSGTLEAFEAAIHRAEHRLLVDTLVSLTSDHRPPETT from the coding sequence ATGGATCGGCCGCGACTGGTGGTGTTGGTCTCGGGATCGGGATCGAACTTGCAGGCGATCGTCGACGCCACCACCGACGGCACGCTGGCCGCCGACATCGTCGCCGTCGTGTCGAACCGCACCGACGCCTACGGCCTCGAACGTGCTCGCCAGGCGGGCATCGAGACCTGCGCACTCCCCCGCAGCGCCGACGAGGCACGCGCCGACTACGACGTGCGCCTCGCCCAGGTCGTCGCCGAGTATCGACCCGACTGGATCGTGCTCGCCGGCTGGATGCGACTGCTCACCATGAAGTTCCTCGGCTGCTTCCCGAACCGAGTGGTGAATCTGCACCCGGCGCTGCCCGGCGAACTCGCCGGCACACACGCGATCGAGCGCGCCTGGGAGCAAGCGGTCGCCGGCGAGCGTGACCATTCAGGCGTCATGGTGCACCTCGTACCCGACGAGGGCGTCGATGATGGCCCGGTGTTGGCCACTTCGACGGTACCGATCGACACCTCTGGCACACTGGAAGCGTTCGAAGCAGCCATACACCGAGCTGAGCATCGACTCCTGGTCGACACGCTCGTCTCGCTCACATCCGACCACCGCCCACCGGAGACAACATGA
- the purD gene encoding phosphoribosylamine--glycine ligase: MRVLVLGAGGREQAIAWACRRHGHDVRLAADLGDASPDDTDLVIPGPEAALVAGAADECARRGIPCFGPTAALAELEASKGFARDLATALDIPGPAYARFDPARSERVVDDAIAWWSALDRPVVVKLDGLAAGKGVTVPASDGETRAAIVDAAAAGPFVLEERISGPECSLLALCDGTTAVALPLAQDHKRIGEGDTGPNTGGMGAYAPAPVAHTADDLLATFVQPVVDHFAAAGTPYVGVIFAGLMSTGNGPRLIEYNVRFGDPEAQAVLPLLATDLAELALAAANGSIGDVPLTIDDRSAVTVVAAAAGYPGTPESGATITDRGDDGDAIRFDAGVTDGRTSGGRVLAVTGLGDDLAAARDAAYRRLAAIEFAGMQHRRDIAWRAPGAGFRSYAEAGVDIDEGARAVAEMKAAVESTHDVGSGRGVLHGVGSFGGVFSAKAITELDDPVLVASTDGVGTKVELAARLGRVRGVGADIVNHCIGDVLVQNARPLFFLDYIAASVLDADMVADVVTGMAEACRAANCAVLGGETAEMPGVYRDGAFDIAGTLIGVVDTADLLPRDDVSAGDTLIGVASSGPHTNGYSLLRKVFEWIPMDVVPDGMDRPLGDALLEPHRNYLDPLRGALESGKIKALAQITGGGLPENLPRVLPDGVAADIELGSWPVPPLFRLVRELTPQMSTDELYRTLNMGIGMVVVCAAADADAVQAAIPETTWRIGSLVAGERSVTLR, encoded by the coding sequence ATGAGAGTTCTCGTACTGGGTGCCGGCGGCCGCGAGCAGGCGATCGCCTGGGCCTGCCGTCGCCACGGACACGACGTCCGGCTCGCCGCCGACCTCGGTGACGCGTCGCCCGACGACACCGACCTGGTCATCCCCGGCCCCGAAGCGGCACTCGTCGCCGGTGCTGCCGACGAGTGCGCCCGACGCGGCATCCCGTGCTTCGGGCCGACCGCCGCACTGGCCGAACTCGAGGCGTCGAAGGGCTTCGCCCGCGACCTCGCCACCGCGCTCGACATCCCCGGACCCGCCTATGCACGCTTCGACCCGGCGCGCTCCGAGCGCGTCGTCGACGACGCCATCGCCTGGTGGTCGGCGCTCGACCGGCCCGTCGTGGTCAAGCTCGACGGACTCGCGGCCGGCAAGGGCGTCACGGTTCCGGCGTCCGACGGCGAGACGCGCGCCGCGATCGTCGACGCCGCCGCAGCCGGTCCGTTCGTCCTCGAAGAGCGGATCAGTGGACCCGAGTGCTCGCTTCTCGCGCTGTGCGACGGCACGACGGCGGTCGCGCTGCCGTTGGCCCAAGACCACAAGCGGATCGGTGAGGGCGACACCGGCCCGAACACCGGCGGCATGGGCGCCTACGCACCGGCACCGGTCGCCCACACGGCCGACGACCTGCTGGCGACCTTCGTACAACCCGTGGTCGACCACTTCGCTGCCGCCGGGACGCCGTACGTCGGCGTGATCTTCGCCGGGTTGATGTCGACCGGCAACGGTCCTCGCCTCATCGAGTACAACGTGCGCTTCGGCGACCCCGAAGCGCAGGCCGTGCTGCCGCTCCTCGCGACCGATCTCGCCGAACTCGCGCTGGCCGCCGCCAACGGGTCGATCGGCGACGTGCCGCTCACCATCGACGATCGCTCCGCCGTCACCGTGGTCGCCGCAGCCGCGGGGTACCCCGGCACACCCGAGTCGGGGGCCACGATCACCGATCGAGGTGACGACGGCGACGCCATCCGTTTCGACGCCGGGGTCACCGACGGGCGCACCTCCGGCGGCCGCGTGCTCGCCGTCACCGGACTCGGCGACGATCTCGCAGCAGCCCGCGATGCGGCGTACCGGCGCCTTGCCGCCATCGAGTTCGCCGGCATGCAGCACCGCCGCGACATCGCATGGCGAGCACCCGGCGCTGGCTTCCGGAGCTACGCAGAGGCCGGGGTCGACATCGACGAGGGCGCACGCGCCGTCGCCGAGATGAAGGCGGCCGTCGAGTCGACACACGACGTCGGTTCGGGTCGCGGCGTGCTGCACGGCGTCGGCAGCTTCGGCGGCGTGTTCTCGGCCAAGGCGATCACCGAACTCGATGATCCCGTCCTCGTTGCCTCGACCGACGGGGTCGGCACCAAGGTCGAGCTCGCAGCTCGGCTCGGACGGGTGCGCGGTGTGGGGGCCGACATCGTCAACCACTGCATCGGCGACGTGCTCGTGCAGAACGCTCGCCCGCTGTTCTTCCTCGACTACATCGCGGCGAGCGTGCTCGACGCCGACATGGTCGCCGACGTCGTCACGGGCATGGCCGAGGCCTGCCGTGCAGCCAACTGTGCGGTGCTCGGCGGCGAGACCGCGGAGATGCCGGGTGTGTACCGAGACGGCGCGTTCGACATCGCCGGCACGCTCATCGGCGTGGTCGACACCGCCGACCTGCTGCCGCGCGACGACGTCAGCGCCGGCGACACCCTGATCGGCGTGGCGTCGTCGGGGCCACACACCAACGGCTACTCGTTGCTGCGCAAGGTGTTCGAGTGGATCCCGATGGACGTCGTCCCCGACGGCATGGATCGGCCGCTCGGCGACGCGCTCCTCGAACCGCATCGCAACTATCTCGACCCGCTGCGCGGTGCGCTCGAATCGGGCAAGATCAAGGCGCTCGCGCAGATCACCGGTGGCGGACTGCCCGAGAACCTGCCGCGCGTACTGCCCGACGGCGTGGCTGCCGACATCGAGCTGGGGTCGTGGCCCGTGCCACCGCTGTTTCGCCTGGTGCGTGAACTGACTCCGCAGATGTCGACCGACGAGCTCTACCGCACTCTCAACATGGGCATCGGTATGGTGGTCGTGTGCGCCGCCGCCGACGCCGATGCGGTGCAGGCGGCCATTCCCGAGACCACGTGGCGCATCGGCTCCCTCGTCGCCGGCGAACGCTCCGTCACGCTCCGCTGA
- a CDS encoding Rho termination factor N-terminal domain-containing protein yields MNATATITRTLSETIDSIETSYADTFENITSTLSERAKSINDEISGRLDKIELNMPELPKKIFAYNRVAADRVVAQTRRNNDLVVDAFRPVVKMADTGVRTIVGTAKWAAEQTASTAATGVRSVIGQTQAQVKRTASTLSDQTSDLVEEATDRVVAAEKSAERVALKSMTKAELYQMAQDIDIEGRADMNKAQLITAINNAG; encoded by the coding sequence ATGAACGCCACCGCCACCATCACCCGCACCCTGTCGGAGACGATCGACAGCATCGAGACGAGCTACGCCGACACGTTCGAGAACATCACGTCGACCCTGTCGGAGCGTGCCAAGTCGATCAACGACGAGATCTCGGGTCGCCTCGACAAGATCGAGCTCAACATGCCCGAACTGCCGAAGAAGATCTTCGCCTACAACCGGGTCGCCGCCGACCGCGTCGTCGCCCAGACCCGTCGCAACAACGACCTCGTCGTCGACGCCTTCCGCCCCGTCGTCAAGATGGCCGACACCGGTGTCCGCACCATCGTCGGCACCGCCAAGTGGGCCGCCGAGCAGACCGCCAGCACGGCAGCGACCGGCGTCCGCTCGGTCATCGGTCAGACGCAGGCCCAGGTCAAGCGCACCGCGTCGACGCTCAGCGACCAGACGTCCGACCTCGTCGAGGAAGCAACCGACCGTGTCGTCGCCGCCGAGAAGTCGGCCGAGCGTGTCGCCCTCAAGTCGATGACCAAGGCCGAGCTGTACCAGATGGCGCAAGACATCGACATCGAAGGTCGCGCCGACATGAACAAGGCGCAGCTGATCACCGCGATCAACAACGCCGGCTGA
- a CDS encoding phosphoribosylaminoimidazolesuccinocarboxamide synthase, translating into MTPEALTEIDLPFPDRRDGKVRVSFALDGEHAGHRLFVTTDRLSAFDRILAGVPYKGQVLNQLSAWWFEQTADIVDNHIVSIPDPNVTIARSATPLTVEVVVRGYITGVTDTALWTAYARGERTIYGHTLPDGLVKNDPLPHPIVTPTTKGELGAHDIPITCAEVVDGGYVDAELWERVQTAALAVFERGAERGRDAGLILADTKYEFGVADDGTLLLIDEVHTPDSSRWWVAESYDERHAAADEPESLDKEVVRRALADVDFRGDGDIPELPDDVWAATTARYVDAYERLTGASFDHADYPAGPRIRAALAHLEPSSGATT; encoded by the coding sequence GTGACCCCAGAGGCCCTGACCGAGATCGATCTCCCGTTTCCCGACCGGCGTGACGGCAAGGTGCGGGTGTCGTTCGCGCTCGACGGCGAGCACGCAGGTCACCGACTGTTCGTCACGACCGACCGGCTCTCGGCGTTCGACCGCATCCTCGCCGGCGTGCCCTACAAGGGCCAGGTGCTCAACCAACTGTCGGCGTGGTGGTTCGAACAGACCGCCGACATCGTCGACAACCACATCGTGTCGATCCCCGACCCCAACGTGACGATCGCCCGGTCGGCGACGCCGCTCACGGTCGAAGTCGTCGTCCGCGGCTACATCACCGGAGTCACCGACACGGCGCTCTGGACCGCCTACGCACGCGGTGAACGCACGATCTACGGGCACACGCTGCCCGACGGTCTCGTCAAGAACGACCCGCTCCCCCATCCGATCGTCACCCCGACGACCAAGGGCGAGCTCGGTGCTCACGACATCCCGATCACCTGTGCCGAGGTCGTCGACGGCGGGTACGTCGACGCCGAACTGTGGGAGCGGGTGCAGACCGCAGCGCTCGCCGTGTTCGAGCGCGGCGCCGAACGCGGACGCGACGCCGGGCTCATCCTGGCCGACACGAAGTACGAATTCGGGGTCGCCGACGACGGCACGTTGTTGCTCATCGACGAGGTCCACACGCCCGATTCGTCACGCTGGTGGGTCGCCGAGTCGTACGACGAACGCCACGCAGCCGCCGACGAACCCGAGAGTCTCGACAAGGAAGTCGTTCGCCGCGCCTTGGCCGACGTCGACTTCCGCGGCGACGGCGACATCCCCGAACTTCCCGACGACGTCTGGGCCGCCACCACCGCACGCTACGTTGATGCCTACGAACGACTCACCGGCGCGTCGTTCGACCACGCCGACTATCCGGCGGGTCCACGCATCCGCGCGGCGCTCGCGCATCTCGAACCGTCATCTGGAGCAACGACATGA